TATTATAATGACCAAACAATATGTTTTACTCAGAACACATGTAGAAACATTCAGAGCACAAGTTTGATAGATCGATTTATAATACCGCCAAGTTGAAGCATGGCGATATGGTAGGGTTAGAATATAATAAGGCTAGCCTAGATTAGTGTCTAAGAAAGGAAATCGTTGATGTTTAATCAAACCAATTCATCGCATCAAAATCAACTTTTCAGCAAATGCCCACACCACGGGGGAAGGTATTGGGAGGGAGCGGAAGCGTGAATGTGCTGGTGTATTGTCGTGGTACCCCCGAGGACTTCGACCAGTGGGAGAAGATGGGCTGTGAGGGGTGGGGGTATGAGGACGTCTTACCCTACTTTGTTAAGTCGGAGAACTGTACCAGTCCGGAGCtactcaagggaggtaaatctcGTTACATCTgcaacatgttttattttcgaTAATGTTGCAGACCCATTTTTCTGGAAACGCTCGGTGGAAAGCGGCCgtaaaaattattttgtgagGTTTTTAATTCCTAACATTGCTCACAGTTATAACCTAACGCTATGAATGCTATGTTATAGGTAACATTTCGGTTTTAAGAGAGTACCGGCACCTGTGTTTCAGGCGTGCATGGCACAGGTGGTCCCATGGCAGTCACGGAGTGTCTGTACACGTCAATCACCGACCATTTCATCGAAGCGGGAAAAGAACTCGGTTTCAAACACACCGACAACAACGGCAGAGACCCTATAGGTTGGTAGATAGAATAATGGCATGCCCAGTAAAGCATTTATAACAACATAGAAAGGTTTGATTTCTATTAATATTGCTAGGCATCATCATTTCTTTCGTGATGAGGGGTACCTAATGTATATCAGAAATTTATAAGATGGTATTAATTCCTGGAAACTCAAACGATATTTCCTCTTCGTTCTAATATTAGTGGTTACTGGAAATTCACCACTGATCCCAGACAGTGCACCGTGCATGGATTAGGTTTGGGAAACATTTCTTTAGAGGATTTTACCTTTTGGCGCTATAACCTATTAGTAACGTCACTTACTCAAAgccatacactcaaaaaaaaaattaatctgttatttttaacagaaagtctgctgaaaTGTATTCTCCtattataacagaatactgtgtcatattcgaCATAATATCCTggtagtctaatagaatctttatgttaaattaatagaatatgtctgttatatttaacacaacaatTTGTTGCAAcagcaaaatacattctagcatcactcaaacaacatactttctgttaaaattaacaggctAAGTTTTTCTGTGTACTCAAAATATGGCAAGTAAGAGTTTAATGTCACATATGACAACATCCATGTGGTCAAACGTTTTCGTTTTTCGCTTTCTAAACACAGGTTCCTTGTATATCACATTTATCGATGTGTAAACTGTGTTTGTGTAAATAGATCCAATTCTCTCTTCTCCCCAGGGGTTATGCGGACACAGCTGAACACTGATGACGGTCGAAGAGCCCACACCGCGGAAGCTTTTCTCCGACCCGCCATGCACCGCGACAATCTGCACATTGCCACACACTGTCACGTGACCAAGGTGCGAGATATGACGGCAAaaattgagagaaaaaaagcGTCAGCCAATTTCCCAGATGATCACGGAAGTCCATAACTTGGTTATAACACATAGGACAACATATGTAGCGGGctaaaactatacatgtacactcattGAGTaatgggggccttcgtggctcagttgtttagcgctctcacctctcaccaatgcggtcgctgtgagttcaactctcctctccggtcgtacgtaggaaggtctgtcagcaacctgcagatgatcatgagtttcccccgagctgttCCCGGTTTCaccctaccataatgctggctgccgtcgtataagtgaaatatttcttgagtacggcgtaaaacaccaatcaaataaataaataaatcaatgagtAATGCTAATTTTAATTCTGGGTGCACGTAACATGACCTATACTCTCGTTCTCCAAAAACCATTGAAAACGGAAAACTGTTGCCAGTGAAGACCTGTCATGACCAAGGTGATCGGAATTTCGGTATATTTCCATCAAGCTTTGTGTGATGATTTCCTGTGTCATTTTATTATTGAGGTCCTGATCGATAACAAAATCGCCCGAGCTGTGGAGTTTGTACGCATGCTAACCGGAAGAGAGGTTGTAAGGGCACGTCGGGAGATAATCCTGAGTTCAGGTACGATCGGGTCTGCTCAGATCCTCATGCTTTCCGGGATTGGCCCTAGAGAGCACCTGCAAGATCTGGGGGTAAGAATGATGCTGTTCATATCGACATCTCTATTCTTAATGTTCACCAAAAAGTTAGATGCAAACTGATTTTGTTCTCAAACCATCACAGTGTTTTCATGActttttgattcatttttaacttttgacttaaTCTAAGTGTAAGCCAGTGCTGAGTAATCGACCTGATAGTAAAAGAGAAGTGAGGCATGGTTAGAAAAATAGCGCTTAGTAACTTCTCATTTATTAATAAACTGTGCTTTTTTCCAATGATATTGTTCGCATGTAAACGTTCAACATGTAAGGTATAAAGGTGCTTCCTTCATTCTACAGCCtcagaaaaaaaacctttttcaaATTACCGTTAGTTTAGTATTGAAGGGCAACTGTTTTGTTGCTGGATATCAGCAAATGAATTCATTTTGAAGCCATTATCGTATGTAAAGTTCACAGCTGGTCTTGTTTCGGATCGGGTTTTAGTAGACTTGTTTGTGGGAAGCTTCTAGCTACAGTTTCTGTATTTGTTTCAGATCTCGGTTATTGCAGACTGGCCTACGGGAAGCTTCTAGCTACAGCTGCTGTTATTGTTTCAGATCTAGGTTATTGCAGATTGGCCTATGGGAAGCTTCTAGCTACAGCTGCTGTTATTGTTTCAGATCTCGGTTATTGCAGATTGGCCTGTGGGAAGCTTCTAGCTACAGCTGCTGTTATTGTTTCAGATCTCGGTTATTGCAGATTGGCCTATGGGAAGCTTCTAGCTACAGCTGCTGTTACTGTTTCAGATCTCGGTTATTGCAAATTGGCTTATGGGAAGCTAGCTACAGCTGCTGTTATTGTTTTAGATCTCGGTTATTGCACATTGGCCTATGGGAAGCTTCTAGCTACAGTTGTTCCTCTTATTTCAGATACTGGGTGTTGCAGACTTGCCCATGGGAAATTACTACCTACAAACGTTCCACTTGTTTCAGATCACGGTTGTTGCAGATTTGCCAATGAGAAGCTGCTGACTACAGCTGCTGTTATTGTTTCAGATCTCGGTTATAGCAGATTTGCCTATGGGAAGCTTCTAGCTACAGTTTTTCCTCTTATTTCAGATGCTGGGTGTTGCAGAGTTGCCCATGGGAAGATACTACCTACAAACGTTCCACTTGTTTTAGATCTCGGTTATTGCAGATTTGCCTGTGCTAAGTTACTAGCTACAGTTGTTCCTCTTGTTTCAGATCACGGTTGTTGCAGACTTACCTGTGGGAAGCTACCTTCAAGATCATTTTCTGGTTAACGGCATAGAGTTTGAAATAGATCAGCATTCTCTCCCTGGTGAGGACGTCTTCTCTGATGAGAATAAAAGACGCTATGACTTAATGAGATCGGGTGAGTGGGTTAATACTAAGGTACAAGGCATAGATCTCTACATTGTGCTGGGAAACATTAAATGTACCTCAAAGTTATTCGGGTAAAAACAACTTCATTAGTGCATAACGATCGTGTCTTTCCTTCACATTTTTGACTTCCAAAAGGTCAACGTCAATACATATAGGTTTAGTGAGACAAAGTTGAATCTATGCTTTGTGACAATCGGTGattggtcacacacaaccggTCTGACAATCTCCTTGCTTAAAAATGATCAGCTTGCactcccctagcaccatggcttaagccaTGTTATGTATGACCAACGAAGTAATGGTGAAAACGAAAATATTAGAATCGATCTGGAATTCTTTTGTTGGTGAAGGAAGAATTTGCCACCCTGTTATTATGTGGCTTGCGAAAACCGTTAGGCAGTTTTTGATGACATTAGTTTACCGATCACCTACCTAACGCTATTCAAGAGGCACAAACGACACTTTTGTCCTGTAGGAATCACAAACTTTCAGCACATCAATTTTCTCTATGGTTCGTCTTTTCTAAAcatctttttgtgaaacttttttcatgcatacatgttatGTAATCAAAACTAGTTGccaaacatttctgacaggttgcATGGAACTCTAAAACcatttttaccttcagcgataaaagagtGCGAACTCGAACCTCCACTGTTGTATTACGTAGGTCCTATAGCCACGAGCCTTTGTGAAGGGACTGGTTTCCTCAGGACTCCTCTGCAGGACCCGGACTCTCCAAATCCTGCAGTACAAATATACTTCTTCCCCGTCCTACACGGCCCCAGGCTCAGGACGAACGCTGCCATCTCTGACAAGGTGAGATTTGGGCCACTTTACTCCCTGCTAGGAATCCAGTAATGTTATGgacatttgcatatcaaagtTGATATAAACTGCAAGATGTTTCATATTAGGAGTTGCCTGACAGTCCAAATGCTCAAACAAGTTATGCTTCCATCAAAATACTCACATACGACGAATCTTTGTCAGTCTTGGGTCATGTAAGACACGTGAAATCCGAAGCAAACAAATCTTCAAGACGACAAAAGTAGTGACTTTTTCTGACATCTGTTCTAAA
This DNA window, taken from Liolophura sinensis isolate JHLJ2023 chromosome 11, CUHK_Ljap_v2, whole genome shotgun sequence, encodes the following:
- the LOC135478318 gene encoding L-sorbose 1-dehydrogenase-like, with the translated sequence MEKTRTTDNLLPVYDYVIVGGGTAGCVLANRLSEDQSRTVLLLEAGSDDTEFPEIHVPAMCSTLIGNVYDWSYKSEPQKHACKAILSKQMPTPRGKVLGGSGSVNVLVYCRGTPEDFDQWEKMGCEGWGYEDVLPYFVKSENCTSPELLKGGVHGTGGPMAVTECLYTSITDHFIEAGKELGFKHTDNNGRDPIGVMRTQLNTDDGRRAHTAEAFLRPAMHRDNLHIATHCHVTKVLIDNKIARAVEFVRMLTGREVVRARREIILSSGTIGSAQILMLSGIGPREHLQDLGITVVADLPVGSYLQDHFLVNGIEFEIDQHSLPGEDVFSDENKRRYDLMRSAIKECELEPPLLYYVGPIATSLCEGTGFLRTPLQDPDSPNPAVQIYFFPVLHGPRLRTNAAISDKYWSAIFPGRDEKVKPGLTFLPVVSHPKSKGTLRLRSADPFDYPLIDPNYLAHPDDVTTMVEAIKLCQRFGETKAFRSLGARFVERSLPEYQGALHTDEYWAEYTRTMTQTVYHLCGTCRMGRADDLTTVTDPQLRVKGIGRLRVVDASVMPKVTSGNTNAPVVMIAEKAADMIKGVQGKKL